The following are from one region of the Bactrocera oleae isolate idBacOlea1 chromosome 6, idBacOlea1, whole genome shotgun sequence genome:
- the LOC106624601 gene encoding forkhead box protein D3-like, producing the protein MAICSSTESKRTLNSIQNLISENNPYYRKYEQGWQNQIRQTLSTNSCFCKSPRPMGDPGRGNYWAISPEVGTLRFHQPVLGTKAVLGTMVNGVPHPQAPNAVYFPTPHEVQGCPSCSIAYPNIIK; encoded by the coding sequence ATGGCGATCTGCAGCAGTACTGAGAGCAAACGGACGTTGAATTCTATACAAAACTTGATTAGTGAAAACAACCCTTACTACAGGAAATATGAGCAGGGCTGGCAGAATCAAATAAGACAAACGCTGAGCACGAACTCTTGTTTCTGCAAAAGTCCACGACCTATGGGCGATCCTGGACGTGGAAATTATTGGGCCATTAGTCCAGAAGTAGGTACACTTCGTTTTCATCAGCCGGTTCTTGGCACTAAGGCAGTACTTGGGACGATGGTGAATGGTGTACCACATCCGCAGGCTCCAAATGCTGTGTACTTCCCCACACCACACGAGGTGCAGGGTTGTCCATCATGCTCGATCGCATatccaaatataataaaataa